The DNA segment GGGTGCTAACCCCTGCCCTCACCGAATCCCAGGCGCGATCGGATGTCATGGGGGTAATTCTCAGCGCCCTGCTGATTTTGACGGGTCTGCTGTGGCAGCGGGTGCAGCCGATTCGACCGGAGTCTGTGGTGCTAATCGGTGAAGAGGGGTTAGAGCTAGATGAGGCCCTGCCCGACACCATCAAAACCGAATTGGCCTGGGCCTCTCACCTGCTGCTGACCAACACCGTAACGCGCTCGATTGTCGCCTACCGTCAGGGCAAAACCCTGCTGCGCCGGGGAGTTTTAGCCCCCCAGGCCGAGGTCACCCCTGGCCCCATTCTCAAGCGGGTGCTGGAGACCGGCAAAGCGGTGTATTTGGTAAATCTCAAGATCTACCCAGGCCGGGTGGAATTTGACTATCTGCCCGAAAACACCCAGGGCGTGATCTGCCAGCCCATGGGCCAGGGCGGCGCGCTGATTTTGGCCGCCAACGCCCCCCGCAGCTACACTCGCCAGGACGAAACCTGGATCGAAGGCATCGCCGACAAGCTGGGCCACACCCTGGACGAACTGACCACTGAGGACCAGGCGGCAACCCTTGCGACCACGCCCGCCAGTGGGGCGTAGCCATCGCCTGTGTTGCTTCAAACCTAAAGCCTCAAAATCCAACCAGATTCGTTTGCTGAATAAACGTTTATTGTGCTAACGTTTATTCAGCAAACGAATTATTGCTATGGAACATTCCTCTGATGCTTCGCAAGTTGCCCCCCCAGACGACGGGGTTGGGGGCAGGTCTGGCTCTCACTCCTCTGCGGTGGAGCCGCCGCTCAATTGGGAGCCTTTGCCCGACTGTCTGGGCCACTGGACGGGCTTTGTGCTCCACTGGGTCAACGAGCTGGGGGCGCAGTACTACGCTCGGGCTATGGCACCGCTGGGGCTGCGGCCGCTCCAGGTCGGCATTCTTCAAGTGCTGGCAGGGGAAGGGCCAACCCGCCAGGCGCGCCTGGGCGACAAGCTCCGGGTCGATAAGGCCACCATGGTGGCATTGCTCAATGATCTCGAGGCCCAGGGGCTAGTCGAACGGCGGCCCCATCCGAGCGATCGCCGCGCCTACGATATTCATCTTTTGGCGGCGGGCTGCGATCGGCTACGGGCCGCCGAGCAAGCATCCATAGCGGCAGCCAGCGAGTTTTTTGCGGCCCTCACGCCAGCGGAGCAGCACACCTTCAACCAGCTGCTGCGGCGTATCGCGACCAGCCCGCTCTAGCAGGGTAGGCTCACAGCGCCTCAGGTTTCGGAACGCTATCGCATTGGTCAAGTGGTTGGGTCTGGGGTCAAGTAGCCGTAGCTGCTTGACCAGGTCTTGCCGCCGGTTTCTTTTGCCCATTCCTTAAGGATTTCAACTCACCATGAATACGGAAATGCTGGTTTTTGTCGTCGCTGTCTTTGCCACATTTTTCAATAACGCGCTGCACTGGTATACCCAGGTGTCGTCCTACCCTCTGTTTGGCTGGGTGGGGCCAGGGGAGTTTGTGCCCTTCCACCAGGAGTATGAGCGTCGGTTGCCCTTGAGCATCTACCTGCCCTACGGCCTGTTGATGGCCAGCACGGGGCTGCTGGTTTTTGTGCGCCCAGCGGCGGTGCCCTTGGGCTGGGTTGTGGTGCTGCTGGGGCTCAACGCATCGATTATGGCCATCAGCCTCACCTTTGCTGTGCCCGTCCACAGCCGCCTCGATCGCCAGGGCTATTCTGACAGTGCTGGCCTGCGCAAACTGATCCGCTACAACGGCCTGCGGCTGGCGGCATCTTCACTGAGCAGCGCCATTGTGCTGTGCCTGCTGGCTGGGGTTATTGCTGCCTAGCTAATGGCTCCGGCCTTTGACCGCCAGTGGCTCAATACAGCTCGTACTTGAGCCACTGGCAGGGGAGCGTGCCGTTGTAGACCGGCACCCGCTGGGCCGACTTGAGGCCAATGTGCTGCGACAGGGCTTTGTTGCCGCTGAGCACGAAGGCCGTCCAGCCCTTAAAGCGCTGCTTTAGCACGTTGCCCAGCAGTTTGTAGAAGGCCCCTAGATCTTCGTCAGCCCCCAGGCGCTCGCCGTAGGGCGGGTTGCACAACAAAAAGCCGCTGTCGGCGGGGGCCTCCAGGTCGGCCAGATCGGCAGCCCAAAAGTGGATTTGCTCGGCCAGGTCGCAGCGCTGGGCGTTGAGCCGGGCCTGGTGAACGATATCGGGATCGCGATCGCACCCCCCCACCCAGGTACCCAAAGGCTCTTTGCGCGCCGCCTCCGCCTCCTGCCACAGCTCGTCCCACAGGTCGCCATCAAAACTGGGCCAGGTCTGAAAGCCAAACTCTTCGCGAAAAATGCCTGGGGCAATGTTGAGCGCCGCCATGGTGGCCTCCAGAGGCAGCGTGCCCGAGCCACAGAGGGGGTCGAGCAGCGGCAGGTCGCCGGGCCAGTCGGTCAGCTTCACCAGCGCTGCCGCCAGGGATTCTTTCAGCGGGGCGGCCCCCACCGCAGGGCGGTAGCCACGGCGGTGCAGGCTGGCCCCTGAGCTGTCGAGGCTGACGGTGGCCGTATCGTCTTGGATGTGGACGTTGAGGCGCACTTCGGGGTGCTGGGTGTCGATGGTGGAGCGATCGCCCCAGTGCTGTCGCTGCTGATCGACCACGGCATTTTTCACCTGCAGGGCGGTGAAGTGGCTGTGGTTGAGACTGCGGTTTTTGCCGGTGGCATCGACGGCAAAGGTGAGGTCGGGGGTGAGGTAGGGCCGCCAATCAATGTTCTGGATGCCTCGGTAGAGATCTTCGGCGTCATAGCAGGAAAAGTCGCCCAGCTTGAGCAGCACCCGAAAGACCAGCCGCGACCAGAGGTTGACGCGATACAGCAGGGCCAGGTCGCCCTCAAAGGCCACGCCGCAAAAGCCCGGCTCGACCTGCTGAGCACCTAAATCCCCCAGCTCGGCGGCGGCCAGGGCCTCTAGCCCACGGGCAACGGTGGCAAAATATGCGGCCATGGGGCCTCCTTGACAAGTTCTGCGGTACGCCCCAGCATAGCGGGATCCTTCAATATAGGGGGATCAAAGGCTGACTTTGTAAGGCGTCTACCGTTTTGTTAAGACCGGATATTTTGACACAACACCGCTTGGAAAGCTGGGTTATTCTATTGTTATTCTGATGGATAATACCCCTCTAGGTGCACGGCTGTGTAGCCAGGCAGCCCCAGGGCCACCGCTGACCTCAGCCACCGCCTAGCCAACTGTCGAATTTTGAGAGGAACGACTTATTTCTAAGACGCAACTGGTAAACCGGCAAATTCGCTCACCTCAGGTATTCCTGATTGACCAGGAGAACCAAAATCGGGGGCTCATTGACACTCGCGAAGCGCTGACGCTGGCCGAGGATGCAGGGCTTGACCTGGTGGTGGTCTCTAACGGCAAAGATGCCCCCGTGGCCAAAATTTTGGACTACGGCAAGCTTCAGTACCAGCAGAGTAAGCGGCAGAAGCAAAGCTCTAAGCCGTCTTTGAAAGAGGTCAAGCTGCGCCCCAACGTGGGTGAGTCTGACTACCAGCTCCGCATTCGCCGCTCCATTGAGTGGCTGTCGAAGGGAGACTCGGTTAAGTTTTTGGTGCGCCTGCGCGGCCGTGAGCACCAGCACCGCGATCGCGCCGGGGAGCTGCTCGACAGAATCGTCAAAGATATCGGCGACGCCGGTAAAGTTCAGGCCCTCGACAAAAAGGCCCTGGTGCTGATGATTACCCCCGCCTAGGGGCAGGCGCTATAGGTTTCTCTATTGGCCGCAGTTTGAGGCGGTTGGCTCAGGTGGCCCAGTCTAAGATCTGGGCCACCTGCTGCCATACTGTTACAGGATTAAAGGGTTTGGCAA comes from the Nodosilinea sp. PGN35 genome and includes:
- a CDS encoding cofactor assembly of complex C subunit B, coding for MAQNDPNRVLRLLPLVAGGLGGTLLLVNRVLTPALTESQARSDVMGVILSALLILTGLLWQRVQPIRPESVVLIGEEGLELDEALPDTIKTELAWASHLLLTNTVTRSIVAYRQGKTLLRRGVLAPQAEVTPGPILKRVLETGKAVYLVNLKIYPGRVEFDYLPENTQGVICQPMGQGGALILAANAPRSYTRQDETWIEGIADKLGHTLDELTTEDQAATLATTPASGA
- a CDS encoding MarR family winged helix-turn-helix transcriptional regulator, translating into MEHSSDASQVAPPDDGVGGRSGSHSSAVEPPLNWEPLPDCLGHWTGFVLHWVNELGAQYYARAMAPLGLRPLQVGILQVLAGEGPTRQARLGDKLRVDKATMVALLNDLEAQGLVERRPHPSDRRAYDIHLLAAGCDRLRAAEQASIAAASEFFAALTPAEQHTFNQLLRRIATSPL
- a CDS encoding class I SAM-dependent RNA methyltransferase, which encodes MAAYFATVARGLEALAAAELGDLGAQQVEPGFCGVAFEGDLALLYRVNLWSRLVFRVLLKLGDFSCYDAEDLYRGIQNIDWRPYLTPDLTFAVDATGKNRSLNHSHFTALQVKNAVVDQQRQHWGDRSTIDTQHPEVRLNVHIQDDTATVSLDSSGASLHRRGYRPAVGAAPLKESLAAALVKLTDWPGDLPLLDPLCGSGTLPLEATMAALNIAPGIFREEFGFQTWPSFDGDLWDELWQEAEAARKEPLGTWVGGCDRDPDIVHQARLNAQRCDLAEQIHFWAADLADLEAPADSGFLLCNPPYGERLGADEDLGAFYKLLGNVLKQRFKGWTAFVLSGNKALSQHIGLKSAQRVPVYNGTLPCQWLKYELY
- the infC gene encoding translation initiation factor IF-3 — its product is MVNRQIRSPQVFLIDQENQNRGLIDTREALTLAEDAGLDLVVVSNGKDAPVAKILDYGKLQYQQSKRQKQSSKPSLKEVKLRPNVGESDYQLRIRRSIEWLSKGDSVKFLVRLRGREHQHRDRAGELLDRIVKDIGDAGKVQALDKKALVLMITPA